One part of the Alosa alosa isolate M-15738 ecotype Scorff River chromosome 4, AALO_Geno_1.1, whole genome shotgun sequence genome encodes these proteins:
- the galnt6 gene encoding polypeptide N-acetylgalactosaminyltransferase 6 gives MRLFRRRLSPLKLVLLGGTLFLVVLVVLQRDVAGGPSPQDPWFQDLVERKQRVVGMVMGAVNNLGFQIGAPQPPPAEPAPTFNQQCPPGFYSQAELRPALERPPQDAKAPGAYGSAFPTDRLTPEQEKEKEEGMTRHCFNQYASDRISLHRSLGEDTRPPECVERKFRRCPPLPTTSVIIVFHNEAWSTLLRTVYSVLHSTPAALLTEIIMVDDASVAEHLKERLDEYVKALKIVRVLRQPERKGLITARLLGASQARGDVLTFLDAHCECFHGWLEPLLARIVEEPTAVVSPEIVTIDLNNFQFHKPVATARAHNRGNFDWSLTFGWEAIPDYEKQKRKDETYPVKTPTFAGGLFSISKAYFEKIGTYDDKMEIWGGENVEMSFRVWQCGGTLEIIPCSVVGHVFRTKSPHTFPKGTEVITRNQVRLAEVWMDGYKQIYYRRNQNAAKMARENQFGDISDRLNLRESLQCKNFSWYLENVYPEAFVPDLTPVKFGALKNSGSQSCLDVGESNQGGKAVIMYVCHNMGGNQYFEYSSHQELRHNIGKQLCLHAKPDGVTIELCQFKGRGTQVSPEQHWIFTEEQLLKNPPSGKCLHLSGGKLLMSSCNVADLNQHWSFS, from the exons ATGCGCTTGTTCCGCCGCCGTTTGTCCCCGCTAAAGCTGGTGCTGCTGGGCGGCACGCTCTtcctggtggtgctggtggtgctgcagCGTGACGTGGCCGGCGGGCCTTCGCCGCAGGACCCCTGGTTCCAGGACCTGGTGGAGCGCAAGCAGCGCGTGGTGGGCATGGTCATGGGCGCCGTCAACAACCTGGGCTTCCAGATCGGCGCGCCACAGCCTCCGCCGGCCGAGCCCGCGCCCACCTTCAACCAGCAGTGCCCGCCGGGCTTCTACAGCCAGGCCGAGCTGCGTCCAGCGCTGGAGAGGCCGCCGCAGGACGCGAAGGCGCCGGGCGCTTACGGCAGCGCTTTCCCCACTGACCGGCTGACCCCGgagcaggagaaggagaaggaggagggcaTGACCAGGCACTGCTTCAACCAGTACGCCAGTGACCGCATCTCCCTGCACCGCAGCCTGGGGGAGGACACCCGACCACCCGA GTGTGTGGAGCGCAAGTTCCGCCGCTGCCCCCCTCTTCCCACCACCAGCGTCATCATCGTCTTCCACAACGAGGCCTGGTCCACCCTGCTGCGGACGGTCTACAGCGTGCTGCACTCCACTCCGGCTGCCCTGCTCACAGAGATCATCATGGTGGATGACGCCAGTGTAGCAG AACACCTGAAGGAGCGGCTGGATGAGTATGTGAAAGCGCTGAAGATTGTGCGGGTGCTACGGCAACCGGAGAGAAAGGGCCTGATCACCGCCCGACTGCTGGGGGCCAGCCAGGCCCGGGGGGACGTGCTCACCTTCCtggatgcccact GCGAGTGCTTCCATGGCTGGCTGGAGCCCTTGCTGGCCCGTATCGTGGAAGAGCCCACTGCCGTGGTCAGCCCAGAGATAGTGACCATCGACCTGAACAACTTTCAGTTCCACAAGCCCGTGGCCACGGCCCGTGCGCACAACCGTGGGAATTTTGACTGGAGCCTGACGTTCGGCTGGGAGGCCATCCCTGACTATGAGAAGCAGAAGCGCAAAGATGAAACCTACCCAGTGAA AACTCCAACATTTGCAGGTGGTCTGTTTTCCATCTCCAAGGCCTACTTTGAGAAAATCGGTACATATGATGACAAGATGGAAATCTGGGGGGGTGAGAATGTGGAGATGTCCTTTCGG GTGTGGCAGTGTGGAGGAACTCTAGAAATCATCCCGTGCTCGGTTGTGGGTCATGTCTTCCGCACCAAGAGTCCTCACACCTTCCCTAAGGGCACGGAGGTAATCACGCGCAACCAGGTGCGCCTCGCTGAGGTCTGGATGGACGGATACAAGCAGATTTACTACCGCCGTAACCAGAACGCAGCCAAAATGGCCAGAGAG AATCAGTTTGGTGACATATCTGATCGATTGAATCTCCGAGAGTCTCTGCAGTGCAAGAACTTCTCCTGGTACCTCGAAAATGTCTACCCAGAAGCCTTTGTACCTGATCTCACCCCTGTCAAATttggagct CTCAAAAACTCAGGGTCTCAGAGCTGCCTGGATGTTGGAGAAAGTAACCAAGGAGGAAAGGCAGTGATCATGTATGTCTGTCACAACATGGGGGGAAACCAG TACTTTGAATACAGCTCTCACCAAGAGCTGCGGCACAACATTGGCAAGCAGCTTTGCCTGCACGCCAAGCCTGATGGCGTGACCATCGAGCTCTGCCAGTTTAAAGGCAGGGGCACTCAAGTGTCACCGGAGCAACACTGGATCTTTACAGAG